A region of the Nitrospirota bacterium genome:
GGTTAAGAATGTGCTTGAAGATATAGACCGGGGGAAGATGCGAAATTTATTATGGGATTTACAGCATGAATATGAGATGCGTCCTTCAGGATTAAGGATTGCTGAGGTGGCCGGGGGATTCCAGTTAATTACACGCCCGGAACTCGCTGTATGGATAAAAAAACTAAAGAAGGTAAAACAGTCAACGCGTCTTTCAAAACCCTCCCTTGAGACATTGGCTATAGTTGCCTATAAACAGCCTATTGTAAAGTCTGAGATAGAGGACATCCGTGGTGTGGACTCATCAGGAGTGTTAAAGGGGCTTCTGGATAAACACCTGATAAAGATAATTGGAAGGAAAGATGTCCCCGGCAAACCTATTCTATACTCTACAACCAAAGAATTTCTGCAATACTTTGGACTAAGAGATATAGCAGACCTCCCGACATTAAAAGAATTCTCCGACCTAACAGTTGAAGAAGGGGGAGATACTTCTATAGTGGAACATGAAGAAGATGCTCCTGTAATTTTACCCCTTGAACCCACGAACCCTTGACCCCTTGAACCCTA
Encoded here:
- the scpB gene encoding SMC-Scp complex subunit ScpB encodes the protein MEDVEIKIILEALLFVSGEPLSVERVKNVLEDIDRGKMRNLLWDLQHEYEMRPSGLRIAEVAGGFQLITRPELAVWIKKLKKVKQSTRLSKPSLETLAIVAYKQPIVKSEIEDIRGVDSSGVLKGLLDKHLIKIIGRKDVPGKPILYSTTKEFLQYFGLRDIADLPTLKEFSDLTVEEGGDTSIVEHEEDAPVILPLEPTNP